A single window of bacterium HR17 DNA harbors:
- the lolE_2 gene encoding Lipoprotein-releasing system transmembrane protein LolE, with protein sequence MKSVLLFIAMRHLRRRWRTTLLTVGGVMLGVFAMSFMASMMLGLRQKFIDSITTAAPHVEVTGKRLWTAPQLFAVPAPAGENAPLTLLRATRPLPQRPEKRLKTYRQWIERLGRVDGVVAAAPQVKGKALLVYGSLTRTVNLWGITPDAQERVISVREHLRDAIGDLAQVPNGCYLGKEFLRRTGIPIGARVTLIGPKGTRRVVRVLARYHSGVRETDELICIVRLPLAQSLLGFGDEATSIALRVKDVYRAYDIARIAERLTGYQAQSWQEANANYFALFNLQDLVTALLLTATLVVAAFGIANGLITTVLQKQRDIGILKALGLTATDIAGLFVLEGLLTGALGALLAIPLAMKAIDFMSRVPIVGEGVMTLETFYMLRHPAVYWVPALIGVLVSAIAAVFPARLAARYDPVDIIRSASV encoded by the coding sequence ATGAAGTCCGTTTTGCTGTTCATCGCAATGCGCCATTTGCGACGGCGGTGGCGGACGACGCTGCTGACGGTCGGTGGCGTCATGCTGGGCGTGTTCGCCATGAGTTTCATGGCGTCCATGATGTTGGGGTTGCGCCAAAAGTTCATTGACAGCATCACAACCGCTGCACCCCATGTGGAAGTGACGGGCAAACGGCTCTGGACTGCCCCGCAACTATTTGCTGTCCCCGCGCCTGCTGGCGAGAATGCACCCTTGACGCTGTTGCGCGCCACGCGCCCGTTGCCCCAACGCCCCGAAAAGCGCCTCAAAACTTACCGCCAATGGATTGAGCGCTTGGGACGCGTAGACGGTGTGGTCGCTGCCGCACCGCAGGTCAAAGGCAAAGCGCTGCTGGTTTATGGCAGTTTGACCCGCACCGTTAACTTGTGGGGCATCACGCCCGACGCACAAGAGCGCGTTATTTCCGTCCGCGAACATTTGCGTGATGCCATCGGCGATTTGGCACAAGTGCCCAACGGGTGCTATTTGGGCAAAGAGTTTCTGCGCCGCACGGGCATCCCCATCGGGGCGCGCGTGACGCTTATCGGACCCAAAGGAACACGCCGCGTCGTCAGGGTGTTAGCCCGCTACCACAGCGGGGTGCGTGAAACGGACGAGTTGATCTGTATCGTCCGTCTACCGCTGGCGCAAAGTCTGCTGGGTTTCGGCGACGAAGCGACCAGCATCGCACTGCGGGTGAAGGATGTCTATCGCGCCTACGATATCGCCCGCATCGCCGAACGCTTAACGGGCTACCAAGCCCAATCGTGGCAAGAAGCCAACGCCAACTATTTCGCTTTGTTCAACCTGCAAGACCTCGTGACGGCGCTGTTGCTGACGGCGACGCTGGTTGTCGCTGCCTTTGGCATCGCCAACGGGCTCATCACGACCGTGCTGCAAAAGCAGCGCGACATCGGCATCTTGAAAGCGCTGGGCTTGACCGCAACGGACATTGCGGGGCTGTTTGTGCTGGAAGGTCTTTTGACGGGCGCGTTGGGCGCCTTGTTAGCGATCCCGCTGGCAATGAAAGCCATTGACTTCATGAGCCGCGTGCCCATCGTCGGCGAAGGCGTGATGACGCTGGAAACTTTTTACATGCTCCGCCATCCCGCTGTTTACTGGGTGCCTGCGCTCATCGGCGTGCTCGTCAGCGCCATCGCGGCGGT